A genomic region of Raphanus sativus cultivar WK10039 chromosome 6, ASM80110v3, whole genome shotgun sequence contains the following coding sequences:
- the LOC108805710 gene encoding uncharacterized protein LOC108805710, with protein MGKWNNRSRFNRRRSPSRWYSERPSSSGYGEGDDGIPVWEKRFCEVIGSVPWRKVVEATDFKSWYTGNVITWDDSACQETFHNEKKRFWSQVNGVRCDISPPDPDLYVSEVDWDTTVDPELIRELEGAYYAPPDEAKSGLKRGRRDRSWSGCSNLVPIEETRMLKVPWEGSGWNVEESSGDHLNDRTRPREEGNDTMSGDCLTTEGWKEVEWGAKDRGNDRWGQGNDGWEQNKKAKGSESVPAEECEMLEDPWEAKVSCRKETAEDTTWGGCSGKEWDDDRGWGSDGWGKRDSVNQVTETKDWRGTRYSQDYREPKSYNPWKAGFVPDNTTRREYGANGGGWQTSRVSETNRREWDVKRSSDGWGRRNRGRDESCGYNTNYRRNSRGDYQNRKVNFSSK; from the exons ATGGGAAAGTGGAACAATCGATCCAGATTCAACCGTCGCAGATCTCCTTCGCGATGGTATAGCGAAAGACCTTCTTCTTCTG GTTATGGTGAAGGCGATGATGGGATTCCAGTATGGGAGAAGAGATTCTGCGAAGTAATTGGATCAGTGCCGTGGCGAAAAGTAGTTGAAGCTACTGACTTCAAGAGCTGGTACACAGGTAACGTAATCACTTGGGATGATTCCGCTTGCCAAGAGACTTTCCACAACGAGAAGAAACGGTTTTGGTCTCAAGTCAATGGAGTTCGCTGTGATATCTCTCCTCCTGATCCGGATCTTTACGTTAGCGAAGTGGATTGGGACACTACGGTTGACCCTGAACTGATTAGGGAGTTGGAAGGTGCTTACTATGCGCCTCCTGATGAGGCCAAGTCTGGTTTGAAACGAGGGCGGAGAGACAGGAGTTGGAGTGGTTGTAGTAACCTTGTCCCTATTGAAGAGACTCGTATGTTGAAGGTTCCGTGGGAAGGTAGTGGATGGAACGTGGAAGAGAGTAGTGGAGATCATCTAAATGATAGAACAAGGCCGCGGGAAGAAGGAAATGATACAATGTCTGGGGATTGCTTGACGACTGAGGGCTGGAAGGAGGTCGAGTGGGGAGCTAAAGATAGAGGTAATGACAGATGGGGACAGGGAAACGATGGATGGGAACAAAACAAGAAGGCGAAAGGTTCTGAAAGTGTGCCAGCCGAAGAGTGTGAAATGCTCGAGGATCCTTGGGAAGCCAAGGTTAGTTGTAGAAAGGAGACAGCAGAAGATACTACCTGGGGAGGTTGCTCTGGTAAGGAGTGGGATGATGATAGAGGTTGGGGAAGTGATGGATGGGGAAAGCGAGATTCGGTAAATCAAGTTACGGAGACGAAGGATTGGCGTGGTACGAGATATAGTCAGGATTATAGGGAGCCAAAGAGTTACAATCCATGGAAAGCTGGCTTTGTGCCTGACAATACAACTCGGAGAGAGTATGGGGCTAATGGAGGCGGTTGGCAAACAAGTAGAGTGAGTGAGACTAATCGAAGAGAATGGGATGTGAAACGATCGAGTGATGGCTGGGGTAGgcgaaacagaggaagagatgAATCATGTGGCTACAACACTAACTACAGAAGAAACTCAAGAGGTGACTACCAGAACAGGAAGGTCAATTTCTCTTCTAAGTAG
- the LOC108805709 gene encoding protein JINGUBANG, giving the protein MPMVRRSIQEGVLMMSSSSSSTTTSSNGTDSSDDSLSPSASSKSFVLTTLPPPITGAYKPLAVLSAHAGSVSSLALCGEFLLSASQGKDIIVWQQPDLKIFAKFGQGDGSVKALVSVGSKVFTAHQDSRIRVWKVSRRRGSENAFRLVDTLPTTKDYLGKFMKQSNYVQTRRNHKRLWIEHADSISCLAVHAGIIYSGSWDKTLKVWRLSDLKCLESIKAHDDAINGLVAGDGRVYSASADGKIKIWGKEKRKKADSSLSSSSASSWSHVLKATLEGHAEVSVNSVVVSGEGKWVYGGGSDGFVMGWEKREKGEDFEEWRLGFEMRGHKMAVLCMCVVGDMVCSGSADKSIGLWRREESGRLCKFGVIQGHEGPVKCLQASPNNVGAGFMLYSGSLDKSIRVWWVPKQVDVEEEKKPSFKTLLMQQG; this is encoded by the coding sequence ATGCCGATGGTGAGAAGATCAATCCAAGAAGGAGTCTTGATGATGTCTTCATCGTCTTCCTCCACAACCACAAGCAGCAACGGAACCGACTCCTCGGACGATTCTCTCAGCCCCTCCGCCTCTTCCAAAAGCTTCGTCCTCACCACTCTCCCTCCCCCCATCACCGGCGCGTACAAGCCACTCGCCGTCCTCTCCGCTCACGCCGGCTCCGTTTCGTCCTTAGCGCTCTGCGGGGAGTTCTTGCTGAGCGCGTCTCAGGGGAAAGACATCATCGTCTGGCAACAGCCAGATCTCAAGATCTTCGCGAAGTTCGGACAAGGAGACGGGTCGGTGAAGGCTTTGGTGAGCGTGGGGAGCAAAGTTTTCACGGCGCATCAGGACAGCAGGATCAGAGTCTGGAAAGTATCGCGGAGAAGAGGGTCCGAGAATGCTTTCAGGCTCGTCGACACGCTTCCCACGACGAAAGATTACTTGGGGAAGTTTATGAAACAGAGTAACTACGTTCAGACGAGGAGGAACCATAAGAGGCTCTGGATCGAACACGCGGATAGTATCTCGTGCCTTGCGGTACACGCCGGGATAATCTACTCAGGGTCGTGGGATAAGACGCTTAAAGTGTGGAGGTTGTCGGATTTAAAGTGTCTCGAGTCGATCAAGGCGCATGACGATGCTATCAACGGTCTTGTCGCTGGAGATGGCAGAGTGTACTCTGCTTCTGCGGATGGGAAGATCAAGATTTGGGGgaaagagaagaggaagaaagctGATTcgtctttgtcttcttcttctgcttcttcttggTCACATGTTCTGAAAGCGACACTGGAGGGTCATGCGGAGGTATCGGTGAACTCGGTGGTGGTTTCCGGGGAGGGGAAGTGGGTATACGGAGGAGGGTCAGATGGGTTTGTGATGGGAtgggagaagagagagaagggagaggACTTTGAGGAATGGAGATTAGGGTTTGAGATGAGAGGACATAAGATGGCAGTGCTGTGTATGTGCGTGGTTGGGGATATGGTGTGTAGTGGATCGGCTGATAAGAGCATTGGGCTGTGGAGGAGAGAAGAGAGTGGCAGGCTTTGTAAATTTGGAGTCATACAAGGGCATGAAGGTCCGGTCAAATGCTTGCAAGCTTCTCCCAACAATGTTGGTGCTGGATTCATGCTTTACAGTGGAAGTCTTGACAAGAGCATAAGGGTTTGGTGGGTTCCAAAACAAGTCGATgtagaagaagagaagaaaccaAGTTTTAAGACATTGTTGATGCAACAGGGATGA
- the LOC108810768 gene encoding putative defensin-like protein 252, which translates to MKCAILFVVLCVLMFQVSNIVKANGLDMCRWHGRYPGKCGPGKCHNEIKSPHKFQRCDCKDIIYLKKDHHDCDCYIKPPCRPN; encoded by the exons ATGAAGTGTGctattttgtttgttgttttatGCGTTCTCATGTTCCAAGTTTCGAACATTGTAAAAG CGAATGGCCTAGACATGTGTAGATGGCATGGTAGGTATCCTGGAAAATGTGGCCCGGGAAAGTGTCATAACGAAATAAAGTCACCTCACAAGTTTCAGCGTTGCGATTGTAAAGATATTATTTATCTAAAGAAAGACCATCATGACTGCGATTGTTACATTAAGCCTCCTTGTCGTCCAAACTAA